The Hippea jasoniae nucleotide sequence CATTAACCTCAAAATTTTCACCAGCCATGGCCTCTTTTAAGTTTTCCTGCGTGTTACCTATTAAACCCAAAGCTTTTGCGTGGTTTGTGGCATGTACCTGCTCAGCATAGGCAATAGCCTTAAACAATTTTGCAATATTTGGATAACCCTCCTTCTGTGCAACCTCACTAAATGCCAGATACTTCATGTGAGCCATCGACTCACCGGCAAATGCATCAAGTAGTGCTTTTTTTGTCATCTCTCTCATTTTCTCTCCTCCTTTTGAATTCTTCTGCTTCTTTTTTTAACTCATTTAATAAATCACTAAGCTTCCATTTAACACTGATTGGTGTCAAGACAGCCATAAGCTCAAAACCTATCAAGGCATGCTTGACCTTTTCTATAAACTCAAGCAGCTGATTTTGTCTAAAACCGCTCATTATCAAGGCCTTTGGCATTAAGGATGGTTTTAAAAAACCGTATAAATCATCAAGCTTAAATAACTCCGAAAGCGTT carries:
- a CDS encoding DUF3783 domain-containing protein, with the protein product MEAIKNDDKKLFGDFAVLACGLDEDKHRAFLSVAKDFSGDLKVVFAADGSENKTLSELFKLDDLYGFLKPSLMPKALIMSGFRQNQLLEFIEKVKHALIGFELMAVLTPISVKWKLSDLLNELKKEAEEFKRRRENERDDKKSTT